The segment CTCGACGACGGGACCCGCGTCGCCGAGCTGCACCATGGCGACGTGGTCGGCGAGATGTCGTTCGTCGAGCGCCACTCGCCGCTCGTGTCGGTGGTCGCGGCCGGCCCCAAGCCGACCGAGATGCTCGCCATCCCGCGCAAGCTGATCCTCGACCGGTTCGAACAGGAGCCGGTGTTCGCGGCGCGCTTCTACCGCGCGCTCGCGGTGTTCCTGTCCGAACGGCTGCGCGAGACCACCGCCGCCGTCCGCGCCCAGGCGAAGAGCCTCCGCGACGACA is part of the Rhizorhabdus wittichii RW1 genome and harbors:
- a CDS encoding cyclic nucleotide-binding protein (PFAM: cyclic nucleotide-binding) yields the protein MQNARYIAAGLSDADMLWLLSVGKLRVLRPGETLVASGKPVADLFFVTDGRLEVRLDDGTRVAELHHGDVVGEMSFVERHSPLVSVVAAGPKPTEMLAIPRKLILDRFEQEPVFAARFYRALAVFLSERLRETTAAVRAQAKSLRDDKADKEARARFSRLFSKSGP